From the Methanocorpusculum sp. genome, the window TTCGTAGAGGAATGCTGCGAGGTTGTCTCCATCGGGATGGAGGTATCTGGTCTGATATATGTCAGAGACCCGTTTTAAGGGAGAGGTGTTTCCCGTGTCCTGGAAATGGTAGATGATGAAGTGGGTTTGGAATTGCTCAAGTTTTTCTTTGAGATCAGATAATTTATCGTATTCAGCAATATCTGAACGGACAATGTTATCTCCGGCAAGGTGAAATTTGATATCCGGGTTGTTGCTGATTATGACGTTGTCATCCTTTCCCGCCGTCAGGAAATAGTAAAACTGATATCGATCTTCGATCCCGATCTTGATCATTACCTGATCTGTGATTTTAGTCCCGTAGTGGAAGTTTTGGTTTGCCCCGCCGTTTTTTTCGATGTAATGCCGAAGGTGTTGGCGGTCGTCGGATGCTGCATCCAAAAGCTCGAAGGCAGAGAGGAAACTGCTTTTCCCGGATCCGTTTGCGCCTAAGAGGATGTTTATTTTTCCTAGGGTGACCTCGACGTCTTTGATGGATTTCCAGCCTTTGATGGATATTTTATTGATAGGAAGAGGTTCCCTTGTAGGTTCCCTTGTAGGTTCCATTGTACGTTGTGTTTTTGTGCTGTAGGGTATTAAAGGTATTTTTGGAATAATTACTGAATCTCATGTAGGTTTTTTCTCTAAGAATATCCTAAATAGACATCATGTATCTTTCCCGGGTTATTATCCAGAATTATCGTTCTATTGATTTTCTTAATCTTGAATTTTCGAAGGGTAAGAATGTTATTGTGGGTAAGAACAATTCGGGTAAAAGCAATATTATTTCTGCAATAAATCTTCTTTTAGGGGAACCATCTCCAGCTTACGAAAAGTCGTCCAACATAAAGATGAACGATTTCTGTAAGGGAAATATTGATCACCCAATACACATCTGCTGTGAAGTAAAACGTGATGATGGTGACATTTTTGACATCGAATCGATGAAAAAAGAATGTAATAGATTCTTTATAAACATTGACAAAGTTCAATTAGATATCACCTCACCAAACAGTGAAGATAAATCATCGATTGATAAATTTGACCAAGAACTCGGGAATATTCTTACCACCGATTTTGATGAAATAGAATATACATCACGTGGCGGAACAAAGGAATTTATCAAATCTGATGATTTCAACAATGCATATGAACAAGAATTTATCGGAGGCGGATATGGAGATAGAAAAAACGCAATCACATCATTTCTCTATATTTTTCAAGCATTTGTTGATTCAGAGAAGCGTATTCATAAAAAACTGTGGTTAATATATCAAAGAAATAACATCAACCAATGGACAATAACTAGTGCATCCCGCCTGAGAAACTCCATTCTTCAAAGTGCCATTATCCCCTCTTTCCGAGATCCTTACAAACAATTAAGGATTGCTGATTATACGTGGTATGGAAAATTACTGAAATATTCTACTGAAAAAGGGGATTTAACTGAGTTTGCAGAAGCATGTAATCATGTAAAAAATGCATCAAATAAACTCTTCTCTGAGTTGACTGAGGATTTACTAAAAGAAACTCTCAACATCGCTTATCCGGAAACGATTCTGAGTGTTCAGTGCAGTCCACAAAATATTGATGCGTATAAGATGGCTCTTCTGTATGTTGATGATGGGTTCAACAGTTTGCTGACTGAGAAAGGGTCTGGAATACAGAGTATGGTTATAATTGGACTTTTCAGTTATTATGTGAAAAAGATAGTCGTTTCCGGGTCTGCTCTTCTTGTGGTTGAGGA encodes:
- a CDS encoding AAA family ATPase is translated as MEPTREPTREPLPINKISIKGWKSIKDVEVTLGKINILLGANGSGKSSFLSAFELLDAASDDRQHLRHYIEKNGGANQNFHYGTKITDQVMIKIGIEDRYQFYYFLTAGKDDNVIISNNPDIKFHLAGDNIVRSDIAEYDKLSDLKEKLEQFQTHFIIYHFQDTGNTSPLKRVSDIYQTRYLHPDGDNLAAFLYEIKNNYPKNYESIITAIRFAFPDFKDFIFQKTGENVRLLWNDRYAEHYDFPLSALSDGTLRFIALSTLLLQPNPPKFIIIDEPELGLHPEAIEILAELIKLASANSQLLISTQSVQLVNCFTPDDILIAEKEHGETKITRPDTEELKDWLKDYTLGEIWRKNIMGGNP
- a CDS encoding ATP-dependent endonuclease, translated to MYLSRVIIQNYRSIDFLNLEFSKGKNVIVGKNNSGKSNIISAINLLLGEPSPAYEKSSNIKMNDFCKGNIDHPIHICCEVKRDDGDIFDIESMKKECNRFFINIDKVQLDITSPNSEDKSSIDKFDQELGNILTTDFDEIEYTSRGGTKEFIKSDDFNNAYEQEFIGGGYGDRKNAITSFLYIFQAFVDSEKRIHKKLWLIYQRNNINQWTITSASRLRNSILQSAIIPSFRDPYKQLRIADYTWYGKLLKYSTEKGDLTEFAEACNHVKNASNKLFSELTEDLLKETLNIAYPETILSVQCSPQNIDAYKMALLYVDDGFNSLLTEKGSGIQSMVIIGLFSYYVKKIVVSGSALLVVEEPELYLHPHARRVLAKRLNNFAEGSKDQVIVTTHSQELLDITSPNTHIIRIHKGTDKITRAYNVGFSDAKSLKIILRQDNSEVFFADKVILVEGTEQYVLREIAKCYGESYYSNPDWLDEKNISIIEVGGKKQFLAYTSVLSKLHVDWYVMADFDFLCDGITDFLRGQFGEAKAKTLIDKVNGIMGRKGTQIEVKNLKNIAEIRDESIQKSVLDFIEELQSLNIFILKGDLEAYFTDDAKKALNLDKHPKQYRKGESVIDLIFNVLSVEMPIYKLIQCADIVPLFDALKKCLESPASKN